A window of Acinonyx jubatus isolate Ajub_Pintada_27869175 chromosome B2, VMU_Ajub_asm_v1.0, whole genome shotgun sequence genomic DNA:
ATTGCCTTTGAAAAAGGAGGACGTTTCTAACTGTTGGTAGAATTCAGTGAAATCATAAGAACCAGGAAAGTAGGAAATCAGTTCAAATGTTATCACCACTTGCAAGGATAGAAACTCATAGAGGACCCTCATCACAATGGAATACttatttcttacagaaaaaagatttttttcatcacCCTCTTGAAGGCCTCCTTCATATCTTTATTTCTAAGGCTGTAGATAAGGGGGTTCAACATGGGTGTAATGATCCCATAGAAGAGAGAAACCATCTTTCCCCAGTCCTTAGAGGTGGATGAAGGTGGTTGTAGATACATGTAGATGGCTGTACCAAAAAAGAGAGCGACCACAACCATGTGGGACCCACATGTCCCAAAAGCTTTTTGTCGTCCTTCTGCTGACCTGATTCTCAACACTGCTTGAGCTATAAAGCCATAAGAAATGAGGATCAATGTCACTGGAATTAGCAGAATTAATACACTAAAGAAAAAGAGCTCAGACTCAATAGGCTTTGTGTCAGCACACGACAACTTGAGAAGGGCAGGCACCTCACAGAAAAAGTGGTCCACTTCCTGGCGACCACAGCGTGGCATGTTAAGGGTCAAGGAAGACTGCAACACTGAATTACCAAAGCCAGTGAACCACGAGAAGGCTACCACCCTTACGCAGAACCAATGATTCATAATAACTACATAGTGCAGGGGTTTGCAGACTGCCACATATCTGTCAAAGGACATGACAGCCAGGAGGAGACACTCAGTAGCTCCCAGGGCCAGGAAGATGATGAGCTGTGCCACACAGCCACCGTAGCTGATGGTCTTTTTGTTGCGACAAATATTTGTCAACATATGAGGGACTGTGCTTGTGGTATAGCACAGATCTAAGATGGAGAGATTAGtgaggaagaaatacatgggtGTATGAAGTTTGGGATCCAGAATGCACACCATCATGATGGACACATTGCCAAAGATGGTGAATGTATATGATATTAATAG
This region includes:
- the LOC106985137 gene encoding putative olfactory receptor 2B3 codes for the protein MNWANESSTREFILLGFSNRPWLQMPLFVLLLISYTFTIFGNVSIMMVCILDPKLHTPMYFFLTNLSILDLCYTTSTVPHMLTNICRNKKTISYGGCVAQLIIFLALGATECLLLAVMSFDRYVAVCKPLHYVVIMNHWFCVRVVAFSWFTGFGNSVLQSSLTLNMPRCGRQEVDHFFCEVPALLKLSCADTKPIESELFFFSVLILLIPVTLILISYGFIAQAVLRIRSAEGRQKAFGTCGSHMVVVALFFGTAIYMYLQPPSSTSKDWGKMVSLFYGIITPMLNPLIYSLRNKDMKEAFKRVMKKIFFL